Proteins found in one Pseudoxanthomonas sp. SL93 genomic segment:
- a CDS encoding bifunctional DedA family/phosphatase PAP2 family protein, translated as MSPSWFDTLLAWISAHPVAAGLVIFAIAFCDAVILLGAVVPALPLMFAVGVLVGLGEISGPYAVICATIGALVGDATSYWVGHRFGPQLRNHWPFRKYPQLLDRGELLFRRNALKSILIARFVGPIRPFVPAVAGMLRMPLRRYGMASGLACVAWALSFLLPGWVLGHAYDAVAAVAGRLGLVLGLLLVVLALAWAGVLYTYRWFAAHADALLARAIAWSHAHPVLGRYTGAVFDPNRRESVPLALLAILLLAIVWVWFAFLMIVIGHGEPLMMDLAVYELMQALRNPLADYPLAAIASLGDEQVLAPASLLVLLYLCWRKRWMAAAHWLAALAFGLALTAWLGASVDIPKPPSVSSGFGFPSIAVTMSTITFGFFAVLIARELPGRTRVWPYLVSGVVVALIGFARIYLGAHWLSDVVGGMLFGLVWLLVLGIAYRRRMVRSFWMKPLAWLFYSAFVVAALWHAPRNVDTMLAQFQPPVIERTLSLQDWWQSDWQSLPARRNEFDDEQRWPLDVQVAGPLAPLQAKLEAAGWRAQTQAGWEEALNLLDSDLPDAEQPVLPATLDTRAESLLMLRPGDQPGEVLVLRLWPADTRLQPGNVPLWIGSAQVLQQQRAFNLIRLWRPLREARTALDAVSIATTSLDHRVAPHPQSGLPVLRICTTDVDAPR; from the coding sequence ATGAGTCCTTCCTGGTTCGACACCCTGCTGGCCTGGATCAGCGCGCATCCCGTGGCCGCGGGCCTGGTGATCTTCGCCATCGCCTTCTGCGATGCGGTCATCCTGCTGGGTGCGGTGGTGCCGGCGCTGCCGTTGATGTTCGCGGTGGGCGTGCTGGTGGGGCTGGGCGAGATATCGGGACCATATGCGGTGATCTGCGCGACGATCGGCGCACTGGTCGGTGATGCCACCAGTTACTGGGTGGGCCATCGCTTCGGGCCGCAGCTGCGCAACCACTGGCCATTCCGCAAGTATCCGCAGCTGCTGGACCGCGGCGAACTGCTGTTCCGCCGCAATGCGCTCAAGAGCATCCTGATCGCGCGCTTCGTGGGCCCCATCCGGCCCTTCGTTCCCGCCGTGGCGGGCATGCTGCGCATGCCCTTGCGGCGTTATGGCATGGCCAGCGGGCTGGCGTGCGTGGCCTGGGCGCTGTCGTTCCTGCTGCCGGGCTGGGTGCTGGGCCATGCCTACGACGCCGTGGCTGCCGTGGCCGGACGCCTGGGGCTGGTGCTGGGCCTGCTGCTTGTGGTGCTGGCGCTGGCGTGGGCGGGGGTGCTGTACACCTATCGCTGGTTCGCCGCGCATGCCGATGCGCTGTTGGCGCGCGCCATCGCGTGGTCGCATGCGCATCCAGTGCTGGGCCGGTATACCGGGGCGGTCTTCGATCCGAACCGGCGCGAATCGGTGCCGCTGGCGCTGCTGGCGATCCTGCTGCTGGCCATCGTGTGGGTGTGGTTCGCCTTCCTGATGATCGTCATCGGCCATGGCGAGCCGTTGATGATGGATCTGGCGGTCTACGAACTGATGCAGGCGCTGCGCAATCCGCTGGCCGACTATCCGCTGGCGGCCATCGCCTCGCTGGGCGACGAACAGGTGCTGGCGCCCGCCTCGCTGCTGGTGCTGCTGTACCTGTGCTGGCGCAAGCGCTGGATGGCGGCCGCGCACTGGTTGGCCGCACTGGCGTTCGGCCTGGCGCTGACCGCGTGGCTGGGCGCTTCCGTCGACATCCCCAAGCCCCCGAGCGTCAGCAGCGGCTTCGGGTTTCCGTCCATCGCGGTGACCATGTCCACCATTACGTTCGGGTTCTTCGCCGTGCTGATCGCCCGCGAGCTGCCCGGGCGCACGCGCGTGTGGCCTTACCTGGTGTCGGGCGTGGTGGTGGCGCTGATCGGCTTCGCCCGCATCTACTTGGGCGCGCACTGGCTCAGCGATGTGGTCGGCGGCATGCTGTTCGGGCTGGTCTGGCTGCTGGTGCTGGGCATCGCGTACCGGCGCCGCATGGTGCGTTCGTTCTGGATGAAGCCGTTGGCGTGGCTGTTCTACAGCGCGTTCGTGGTGGCCGCGCTGTGGCACGCCCCGCGCAACGTGGACACGATGCTGGCGCAGTTCCAGCCGCCGGTGATCGAACGCACGCTCTCATTGCAGGACTGGTGGCAGAGCGACTGGCAGTCGCTGCCCGCGCGGCGCAACGAGTTCGATGACGAGCAGCGCTGGCCGCTGGATGTCCAGGTCGCCGGACCGCTGGCACCGCTGCAGGCGAAGCTGGAAGCGGCCGGCTGGCGCGCGCAGACGCAGGCCGGCTGGGAGGAAGCGCTCAACCTGCTGGACAGCGATCTTCCCGACGCGGAGCAGCCCGTCCTGCCCGCCACGCTGGATACGCGCGCCGAAAGCCTGCTCATGTTGCGCCCGGGTGACCAACCCGGCGAAGTGCTGGTGCTGCGGCTCTGGCCCGCCGACACGCGCCTGCAACCCGGCAACGTGCCGCTGTGGATCGGCAGCGCGCAGGTCCTGCAGCAACAGCGCGCGTTCAACCTGATTCGCCTTTGGCGACCGCTTCGCGAGGCACGCACGGCGCTGGATGCCGTGAGCATCGCGACGACATCACTGGATCACCGGGTCGCCCCGCATCCGCAATCCGGGCTGCCCGTGCTGCGGATCTGCACGACGGACGTTGACGCACCGCGCTGA
- a CDS encoding LON peptidase substrate-binding domain-containing protein has translation MNTTQSLPLFPLHKVLLPGAAMDLRIFERRYLDLVRECGRSGMGFGVCLILEGGESGAPATPAAYGVEALIENFDMGEDGLLSLRVRGHRRFHVVRTRVRDNGLVMADVAWLSADHDEALRPEHALLGTLLQTMMEKVGTDLNGLPPRIFEHAAWVGWRLAQVLPITAEQRVSVLQEDDVHARLQRLLEWID, from the coding sequence ATGAACACGACGCAGAGCCTCCCCCTCTTCCCGCTGCACAAGGTGCTGCTGCCTGGGGCCGCCATGGACCTGCGCATCTTCGAACGGCGCTATCTGGACCTGGTGCGGGAGTGCGGGCGTTCCGGCATGGGCTTCGGCGTCTGCCTGATCCTCGAAGGCGGGGAATCCGGCGCCCCGGCCACCCCCGCAGCGTACGGTGTCGAGGCGCTGATCGAGAACTTCGACATGGGCGAGGACGGACTGCTGTCCCTGCGCGTGCGTGGCCACCGACGGTTCCATGTGGTCCGCACACGGGTGCGCGACAACGGACTGGTGATGGCCGACGTCGCGTGGCTCAGCGCCGACCATGACGAGGCGCTGCGTCCCGAGCACGCCCTGCTGGGCACGCTGCTGCAGACCATGATGGAGAAGGTGGGCACCGACCTGAACGGGCTGCCGCCGCGCATCTTCGAGCATGCGGCCTGGGTCGGGTGGCGACTTGCCCAGGTGTTGCCGATCACGGCCGAGCAGCGCGTCTCGGTCCTGCAGGAAGATGATGTCCACGCCCGCCTGCAACGCCTGCTGGAGTGGATCGACTGA
- a CDS encoding S8 family serine peptidase, translating into MQILTRAIGIALGFVAFSSGAQAATYIVTAHANSFDTQLAHKVEAAGGRIVARLPQIGVAIVESHSAGFVASAARIPAVRSAVPDAVIQFDLPVSPQDVSPLYVNPPVSNDDDRFFDLQWGHAAIDAAGAWNAGYRGRGATVAVLDSGVYCAHVDIIPNLNVAKSASFVAGQTYCNTAGSTHGTHVMGTIGAADNGIGTIGVAPEAELIAVKVLDPQTGSGSFAAILQGIVHAADAGADVINMSLGVNGGLDVGGKEVAELVNATARAVRYANRQNATVVASAGNDGRDLDHDSGRVCDTDGTCSAVNLRSFPGQLPGVITVSALGPVAWLKNPLNADFDVRPSYSNYGQSAIHFAAPGGNFDYPGEENCTLKGITRPCWVFDMVMSTTTSPGGYGWSAGTSMAAPHVSGVAALIVGKHGGELSPEAVERILRASSDDLGKPGKDETFGAGRVNARRAVSQ; encoded by the coding sequence ATGCAGATACTCACCCGGGCGATCGGCATCGCCCTCGGCTTCGTTGCATTCAGCAGTGGGGCCCAGGCCGCCACCTACATCGTCACCGCCCATGCCAACAGTTTCGATACGCAGCTTGCCCACAAGGTCGAGGCTGCCGGCGGCCGCATCGTCGCGCGCCTGCCGCAGATCGGCGTGGCCATCGTGGAATCGCACAGTGCAGGCTTCGTGGCGAGCGCCGCCAGGATTCCCGCCGTGCGGTCCGCGGTGCCCGATGCAGTGATCCAGTTCGACCTGCCGGTCTCGCCGCAGGATGTGTCGCCGCTCTATGTCAATCCGCCGGTATCCAACGACGACGACCGCTTCTTCGACCTGCAATGGGGACATGCCGCCATCGATGCGGCAGGCGCCTGGAATGCAGGCTATCGCGGCCGGGGTGCGACCGTGGCGGTGCTGGATTCCGGCGTGTACTGCGCGCACGTGGACATCATCCCGAACCTCAACGTGGCCAAGTCGGCGTCCTTCGTGGCCGGGCAGACGTACTGCAACACGGCGGGCAGTACGCATGGCACGCATGTGATGGGCACCATCGGCGCCGCGGACAATGGCATCGGCACCATCGGCGTCGCACCGGAGGCCGAACTGATTGCGGTGAAAGTGCTGGATCCGCAGACGGGCAGCGGCAGCTTCGCCGCCATCCTGCAGGGGATCGTGCATGCCGCCGACGCCGGTGCCGATGTGATCAACATGAGTCTGGGCGTGAATGGCGGCCTGGATGTCGGCGGCAAGGAAGTGGCCGAACTCGTCAATGCCACCGCGCGCGCCGTACGTTACGCCAACCGCCAGAACGCCACGGTCGTCGCATCTGCCGGCAACGATGGCCGCGATCTCGACCATGACAGTGGACGTGTCTGCGACACCGACGGCACGTGTTCGGCGGTCAACCTGCGGTCTTTCCCTGGCCAGCTCCCGGGCGTGATCACGGTCAGCGCACTGGGCCCTGTGGCGTGGCTGAAGAATCCGCTCAACGCCGACTTCGATGTGCGCCCCAGCTACAGCAACTATGGCCAGTCCGCGATCCACTTCGCTGCGCCCGGCGGCAACTTCGATTACCCGGGCGAGGAGAACTGCACACTGAAGGGCATCACGCGGCCGTGCTGGGTCTTCGACATGGTGATGAGCACCACCACGTCACCGGGTGGCTATGGCTGGTCGGCGGGCACCAGCATGGCCGCCCCGCATGTGTCGGGCGTGGCGGCGCTGATCGTCGGCAAGCATGGCGGCGAGCTGTCGCCCGAGGCGGTCGAGCGCATCCTGCGCGCGTCTTCGGATGACCTGGGCAAGCCCGGCAAGGACGAAACTTTCGGCGCCGGTCGGGTCAATGCACGCCGCGCCGTGAGTCAGTAA
- the mpl gene encoding UDP-N-acetylmuramate:L-alanyl-gamma-D-glutamyl-meso-diaminopimelate ligase: MKIHILGIAGTFMGGVAALARELGHTVEGSDQAIYPPMSTQLETLGIALAQGYQPQNISPDCDEIVVGNALSRGNAAVEAVLDDGRQYTSGAQWLSERVLPGRDTLAVAGTHGKTTTTTILTYLLEAAGRSPGFLIGGVAEDFGVSARIGKGRAFVVEADEYDTAFFDKRSKFVHYRPLVAILNNLEYDHADIFPDVAAIQRQFHHLVRTVPQRGRLIVNGEDARLAEVLAMGCWTPVERFGFDVSLEWSARLVREDGSAFVVRHNGADIGEVHWPMLGRHNVLNGLAALAACHAMGVDIASVIPALADFRSVKRRLEVIGQHAGTTVYDDFAHHPTAIHTTLEGLRAKVGAARIVVAMEPRSNSMRLGAHADALAPSLDIADAVVFLHRPELAWDAGKVVAAIRGDARTVPDADALIVALKDIVQPGDHVVFMSNGGFDGAPRRFLAALDASAP; the protein is encoded by the coding sequence TTGAAGATCCATATCCTGGGCATTGCCGGCACGTTCATGGGCGGCGTGGCCGCCCTGGCCCGCGAACTCGGCCACACCGTCGAAGGCAGCGACCAGGCCATCTACCCGCCCATGTCCACCCAGCTGGAAACGCTGGGCATCGCCCTCGCACAGGGCTACCAGCCGCAGAACATCTCGCCGGATTGCGACGAGATCGTGGTGGGCAATGCGCTTTCCCGCGGCAATGCCGCTGTCGAAGCGGTGTTGGACGACGGTCGCCAGTACACCTCCGGTGCCCAGTGGTTGTCAGAGCGCGTGCTGCCCGGCCGTGACACGCTGGCGGTGGCGGGGACGCACGGCAAGACCACCACCACGACCATCCTGACCTACCTGCTGGAAGCGGCGGGCCGTTCGCCGGGGTTCCTGATCGGCGGCGTGGCCGAGGATTTCGGAGTGTCCGCGCGGATCGGCAAGGGGCGCGCGTTCGTCGTCGAGGCCGACGAGTACGACACCGCCTTCTTCGACAAGCGCAGCAAGTTCGTCCACTACCGCCCGCTGGTCGCCATCCTCAACAACCTGGAATACGACCACGCCGACATCTTCCCGGACGTGGCCGCCATCCAGCGGCAGTTCCACCACCTGGTGCGCACCGTGCCGCAGCGCGGTCGCCTGATCGTCAATGGCGAGGACGCACGCCTGGCCGAGGTGCTGGCGATGGGCTGCTGGACGCCGGTGGAGCGCTTCGGTTTCGACGTATCGCTGGAGTGGAGTGCGCGCCTGGTCCGCGAGGATGGCAGCGCGTTCGTCGTTCGCCACAACGGTGCCGATATCGGCGAGGTGCATTGGCCCATGCTCGGCCGGCACAACGTGCTCAACGGCCTGGCCGCCTTGGCGGCGTGCCATGCGATGGGCGTGGACATTGCGTCGGTCATTCCCGCGCTGGCGGACTTCCGCAGCGTGAAGCGCCGGTTGGAAGTGATCGGCCAGCATGCGGGTACCACCGTCTACGACGACTTCGCCCACCACCCCACCGCCATCCACACCACGCTGGAAGGGCTGCGCGCGAAAGTGGGTGCCGCGCGCATCGTGGTGGCGATGGAGCCGCGCAGCAACTCGATGCGCCTGGGTGCGCACGCCGATGCACTGGCACCGTCGCTGGACATCGCCGATGCGGTCGTGTTCCTGCATCGCCCGGAACTGGCATGGGATGCGGGCAAGGTGGTCGCGGCGATCCGAGGCGATGCCCGCACCGTCCCCGACGCCGATGCATTGATCGTCGCACTGAAAGACATCGTGCAGCCGGGCGACCACGTGGTGTTCATGTCCAACGGCGGTTTCGATGGCGCGCCGCGGCGGTTCCTGGCGGCGTTGGACGCATCCGCACCCTGA
- a CDS encoding cellulase family glycosylhydrolase, whose protein sequence is MKRTALLLLAGLAVMPYAQAKDFLRTQGTRIVDEAGKPVILRGMGLGGWMLQEGYMLDIDGVGTQRSIHARIADLIGPEKAEAFYQAWRDNHTTRADIDAMARWGFNSVRLPMHYALYTLPVEQEPVAGGQTWVEEGFRRTDELLAWAKANDLYLILDLHAAPGGQGNDNNIADRDPTQPSLWDDSRHQDKMVALWTKLAQRYRDEPYIAAYDIINEPNWGFADKSDTNGCKENGNAPLKDLLVRTTRAIREVDTRHIIVIEGNCWGNNYRGVLEDGPWDDNLVISFHKYWNVTTRDSIAELLALRDKHRMPLWLGETGENSNDWFARTVALVEGEGIGWAWWPLKKIRYNNPLQVVPNDGYRRVLAYWKGEGPRPSREDAEAALMRFASHDVRYENNVQHPDVVDALFRAPHADAPLPFRPHVIGAQGGQIAAVDFDMGRNGVAYHDLTPANQHISDGGERVVWNPAMTYRNDGVDLGKSADGSLFVADMRKGEWLKYTFTVTEPGRYRLLPATRRAGRLSLVLDGQPAAEIEPGATVDLQLRAGPQTLQVRAESDGIDLETLRFSR, encoded by the coding sequence ATGAAGAGAACCGCCCTGCTGCTGCTCGCCGGCTTGGCCGTCATGCCGTATGCGCAGGCCAAGGACTTCCTGCGTACGCAGGGCACCCGGATCGTCGATGAAGCCGGCAAGCCGGTGATCCTGCGCGGCATGGGCCTGGGCGGCTGGATGCTGCAGGAAGGCTACATGCTGGACATCGACGGCGTGGGTACGCAGCGCAGCATCCACGCACGCATCGCCGACCTGATCGGGCCGGAAAAGGCGGAGGCGTTCTACCAGGCCTGGCGCGACAACCACACGACACGGGCCGACATCGACGCGATGGCGCGCTGGGGCTTCAATTCGGTGCGCCTGCCGATGCACTACGCGCTGTACACGCTGCCGGTGGAACAGGAGCCGGTCGCCGGTGGCCAGACCTGGGTGGAGGAAGGCTTCCGCCGCACCGATGAACTGCTGGCTTGGGCCAAGGCCAACGACCTATACCTGATCCTCGACCTGCACGCCGCGCCGGGCGGGCAGGGCAACGACAACAACATCGCCGACCGCGATCCCACGCAGCCCTCGCTGTGGGACGACTCGCGCCACCAGGACAAGATGGTGGCGCTGTGGACGAAGCTGGCGCAGCGCTACCGGGACGAGCCGTACATCGCGGCGTACGACATCATCAACGAGCCGAACTGGGGCTTCGCCGACAAGAGCGACACCAATGGCTGCAAGGAGAACGGCAACGCGCCGCTGAAGGACCTGCTGGTGCGCACCACGCGCGCGATCCGCGAGGTGGACACCCGCCACATCATCGTCATCGAGGGCAACTGCTGGGGCAACAACTACCGTGGCGTGCTGGAAGACGGTCCGTGGGACGACAACCTGGTGATCAGCTTCCACAAGTACTGGAACGTCACCACCCGCGACAGCATCGCCGAGTTGTTGGCGTTGCGCGACAAGCACCGCATGCCGCTGTGGCTGGGCGAGACGGGCGAGAATTCCAATGACTGGTTCGCCCGTACCGTCGCGCTGGTCGAAGGCGAGGGCATCGGCTGGGCGTGGTGGCCATTGAAGAAGATCCGCTACAACAACCCGTTGCAGGTCGTGCCCAACGACGGCTACCGCCGGGTGCTGGCGTACTGGAAGGGGGAAGGCCCGAGGCCTTCGCGGGAGGATGCCGAAGCTGCGTTGATGCGCTTCGCCTCGCATGACGTGCGCTACGAGAACAACGTGCAGCACCCGGATGTGGTCGATGCGCTGTTCCGCGCACCGCATGCGGACGCCCCGTTGCCGTTCAGGCCGCACGTGATCGGCGCGCAGGGTGGGCAGATCGCGGCGGTGGATTTCGACATGGGCCGCAACGGCGTGGCCTACCACGACCTGACGCCGGCCAACCAGCACATTTCCGATGGCGGCGAGCGCGTGGTATGGAATCCGGCGATGACGTACCGCAACGACGGCGTCGACCTGGGCAAGTCGGCGGACGGCAGCCTGTTCGTCGCGGACATGCGCAAGGGCGAATGGCTGAAGTACACCTTCACCGTCACCGAGCCAGGGCGCTACCGCCTGCTGCCCGCCACCCGGCGCGCCGGACGCCTGTCGCTGGTGCTGGACGGACAACCTGCCGCGGAGATCGAGCCGGGCGCGACCGTGGACCTGCAGCTGCGTGCCGGCCCGCAGACACTGCAGGTGCGGGCCGAATCCGACGGCATCGACCTGGAAACGCTGCGCTTTTCACGTTGA
- a CDS encoding adenylate kinase yields the protein MRLVLLGPPGSGKGTQAARLKEYLQVPHISTGDLLRAEVAAGSPLGLQAKEVMARGDFVSDEILLGMLEDRFARPDTANGFILDGYPRNQAQADALGTLLTRIGQPMDYAVQLEVPAELLVERIAGRAAAEGRDDDTPEVVRNRLDKYTSQTAPVIDYYRQHGQLTVVDGVGSLDEVFSRLIEALSPAKEVG from the coding sequence ATGCGATTGGTTCTACTGGGCCCCCCCGGGTCGGGCAAGGGCACTCAGGCAGCGCGTCTGAAGGAATACCTGCAGGTACCGCACATCTCCACCGGTGACCTGCTGCGCGCCGAAGTGGCCGCCGGCAGCCCGCTGGGCCTGCAGGCCAAGGAAGTCATGGCCCGCGGCGACTTCGTCAGCGACGAGATCCTGCTGGGCATGCTGGAAGACCGTTTCGCCCGCCCCGACACCGCCAATGGGTTCATCCTCGACGGCTACCCCCGCAACCAGGCCCAGGCCGACGCGCTGGGCACGCTGCTCACCCGGATCGGCCAGCCGATGGATTACGCCGTGCAGCTGGAAGTGCCGGCCGAACTGCTGGTGGAGCGCATCGCAGGCCGCGCCGCCGCCGAAGGCCGCGACGACGACACGCCCGAGGTGGTGCGCAACCGCCTGGACAAGTACACCAGCCAGACCGCCCCGGTGATCGACTACTACCGCCAGCACGGCCAGCTGACCGTCGTGGACGGCGTGGGTTCGCTGGACGAGGTGTTCAGCCGCCTGATCGAGGCGCTGTCGCCGGCAAAGGAAGTCGGCTGA
- a CDS encoding 6-phosphofructokinase — MATGTLLYAQSGGVTAVINASAAAVITEARSRKVKVLAARNGILGALREELIDTSKESAAAIRALAHTPGGAFGSCRVKLKSLEADRARYERLLAVLKAHDVRYFLYNGGNDSADTAWKVSQLAQAFDYPLTCIGVPKTVDNDLAVTDTCPGFGSAAKYTAVSVREAALDVAAMAETSTKVFVYEAMGRHAGWLAAAAGLAGDHADVAPHLILFPERPYDEADFLKQVKKTVDRVGWCVVVASEGIQHADGRFVADAGGGKDSFGHTQLGGVASFLAGRVKDELGMKVHWTLPDYLQRSARHIASKTDWEQAQAVGKAAVQFALKGQNAVMPVIVRTSDAPFRWKIEAAPLSKVANHEKKFPPAFIRKDGYGITPAARKYLQPLIRGEAYPPYGTDGLPKYVSLKNVAVKKKLPAWEG, encoded by the coding sequence ATGGCTACAGGCACCCTACTTTATGCGCAGTCCGGCGGCGTCACCGCCGTCATCAATGCCTCCGCAGCGGCGGTCATCACCGAAGCCCGGTCCCGCAAGGTCAAGGTGCTGGCGGCCCGCAACGGCATCCTGGGCGCCCTGCGCGAGGAGCTGATCGACACCAGCAAGGAGTCGGCGGCGGCCATCCGCGCGCTGGCCCACACGCCGGGCGGCGCCTTCGGCAGCTGCCGCGTCAAGCTGAAATCGCTGGAGGCCGACCGGGCCAGGTACGAGCGCCTGCTGGCCGTGCTGAAAGCGCACGACGTGCGCTACTTCCTCTACAACGGCGGCAACGACTCGGCGGATACCGCCTGGAAGGTGTCGCAGCTGGCGCAGGCCTTCGACTACCCGCTGACCTGCATCGGCGTACCGAAGACGGTCGACAACGACCTGGCCGTCACCGACACCTGCCCGGGTTTCGGTTCGGCCGCCAAGTACACCGCCGTGTCGGTGCGCGAAGCCGCGCTGGACGTGGCCGCGATGGCCGAGACCTCGACCAAGGTCTTCGTCTACGAGGCCATGGGCCGCCACGCCGGCTGGCTGGCCGCCGCGGCCGGGCTGGCGGGCGACCACGCGGACGTCGCGCCGCACCTGATCCTGTTCCCGGAACGCCCCTACGACGAGGCTGATTTCCTCAAGCAGGTCAAGAAGACCGTGGACCGCGTGGGCTGGTGCGTGGTGGTGGCCAGCGAAGGCATCCAGCACGCCGACGGCCGTTTCGTCGCCGACGCCGGTGGTGGCAAGGACTCGTTCGGGCATACGCAGCTGGGCGGCGTGGCTTCGTTTCTGGCCGGTCGCGTCAAGGACGAACTGGGCATGAAGGTGCACTGGACCCTGCCCGACTACCTGCAGCGTTCCGCGCGCCACATCGCCTCGAAGACCGACTGGGAGCAGGCGCAGGCCGTCGGCAAGGCCGCGGTGCAGTTCGCCCTGAAAGGACAGAACGCGGTGATGCCGGTGATCGTCCGCACCTCGGATGCCCCATTCCGCTGGAAGATCGAGGCCGCACCGCTCAGCAAGGTGGCCAACCACGAGAAGAAGTTCCCGCCCGCCTTCATCCGCAAGGACGGCTACGGCATCACCCCGGCTGCGCGGAAGTACCTGCAGCCGCTGATCCGCGGCGAAGCCTATCCCCCCTACGGTACCGACGGCCTGCCCAAATACGTGTCGCTGAAGAACGTGGCGGTGAAGAAGAAGTTGCCTGCCTGGGAGGGCTGA
- a CDS encoding DUF488 family protein: MGIRIVRLGSPRAENEGLRIGTVRRPPRGVPKAAFAVQDWYDVWYPNLAPSAELVKQAQVAQTAKDWATFAKRYRAEMAAPENAKTLDVLAALSHQTNFSVGCYCEDEARCHRSVLRELLRDHGACLSP; the protein is encoded by the coding sequence ATGGGCATCCGCATCGTCCGCCTAGGCAGTCCGCGCGCGGAGAACGAAGGCCTGCGCATCGGCACGGTGCGCAGGCCGCCACGTGGCGTGCCGAAGGCGGCGTTCGCGGTGCAGGACTGGTATGACGTGTGGTACCCGAATCTCGCCCCGAGTGCGGAGCTGGTGAAACAGGCGCAGGTCGCGCAGACAGCAAAGGACTGGGCCACGTTCGCAAAGAGGTACAGGGCCGAGATGGCTGCGCCCGAGAATGCGAAAACCCTTGACGTGCTGGCGGCCCTTTCGCACCAGACGAACTTCTCTGTCGGCTGCTACTGCGAGGATGAGGCACGCTGCCACCGCTCGGTGCTGCGCGAGCTGCTCCGCGACCACGGCGCCTGCCTCTCACCTTAA
- a CDS encoding DUF2846 domain-containing protein, with amino-acid sequence MRHPLNRTCLLFALLLPAAVQAQDATAPAASEQAVAATAADTPAAAAVPAPLANGLIAAPPEGKGQIVFFREKKFAGAAVRYKVREGETELGKLSSGSYFVHVTEPGAHQYTVHSEAKDVLNIEVEAGETYYVLGSVTMGIFAGRPNLSPSDEAIFSGMSKDLKVAK; translated from the coding sequence ATGCGTCACCCGTTGAACCGCACCTGCTTATTGTTCGCCCTCCTGTTGCCCGCTGCCGTGCAGGCCCAGGACGCGACCGCGCCTGCCGCAAGCGAGCAAGCCGTCGCCGCCACCGCCGCCGACACGCCGGCCGCCGCTGCGGTACCTGCGCCGCTCGCCAACGGCCTGATCGCCGCACCGCCGGAGGGCAAGGGGCAGATCGTGTTCTTCCGCGAGAAGAAGTTCGCCGGCGCCGCCGTCCGCTACAAGGTGCGCGAAGGCGAGACCGAACTGGGCAAGCTCAGCAGCGGTAGTTACTTCGTCCACGTGACCGAGCCCGGCGCGCACCAGTACACGGTGCACTCGGAAGCCAAGGACGTGCTGAACATCGAAGTGGAAGCGGGTGAAACCTACTACGTGCTGGGTTCGGTCACGATGGGCATCTTCGCCGGTCGTCCGAACCTGTCGCCGTCGGACGAAGCCATCTTTTCGGGCATGTCCAAAGACCTGAAGGTCGCCAAGTAG
- a CDS encoding DUF4440 domain-containing protein: MMQLISELRALESELHHPGAACTRDKLESLLHPEFHEVARSGRRYTRQIVIDYLAARTQIAPVVNEAHQLQTLAPDWALLTYRSEEIAHDGTRFNAALRASLWTRTPAGWQLFYHHGTPEHLGS, encoded by the coding sequence ATGATGCAACTGATTTCCGAACTGAGGGCATTGGAGAGCGAACTCCACCATCCCGGTGCAGCCTGCACGCGGGACAAGCTCGAAAGCCTGCTGCATCCGGAGTTCCACGAGGTGGCACGTTCGGGGCGACGCTATACGCGCCAGATCGTCATCGATTATCTGGCAGCACGCACGCAGATTGCCCCTGTCGTCAACGAGGCCCATCAGTTGCAGACACTGGCGCCCGATTGGGCGTTGCTGACCTATCGCTCGGAAGAAATCGCCCACGACGGCACGCGTTTCAACGCGGCGCTACGCGCCTCACTGTGGACGCGCACGCCAGCAGGCTGGCAACTCTTCTACCACCACGGCACGCCTGAGCACCTCGGCTCCTGA
- a CDS encoding OmpA family protein: MNGWLGDASGAAAPHASAPIAAGELLDARLAKVYFDTSSAVVPADTSARMASVLGTLHADPDVVAHVSGYHDASGDLAANQELAKQRAQAIQQWLVVNGVDAERITLEKPVQTEGNGSADAARRVEVKIE, encoded by the coding sequence GTGAACGGCTGGCTGGGCGATGCCTCGGGGGCCGCGGCGCCGCACGCGTCGGCGCCGATCGCCGCGGGCGAACTGCTGGACGCACGGCTGGCGAAGGTCTATTTCGACACCAGCTCGGCCGTGGTGCCGGCGGATACCAGCGCGCGGATGGCCAGCGTGCTGGGCACCCTGCATGCCGACCCGGACGTGGTCGCGCACGTGTCCGGCTACCACGACGCCAGCGGCGACCTGGCCGCCAACCAGGAACTGGCCAAGCAGCGCGCGCAGGCGATCCAGCAATGGCTGGTGGTCAACGGCGTGGACGCGGAACGCATCACCCTGGAGAAGCCGGTGCAGACCGAAGGCAACGGCAGCGCGGATGCCGCGCGCCGCGTGGAAGTGAAGATCGAATGA